Genomic window (Granulicella arctica):
CGATGAGGAGCGGCTTGCCTCGGAGATACTGAATGATGAGGCCGGTGAGGATGGCCAGATTCATCAGGACAGCCTTGGTGTGCATCGTCATCGGTTCAGTTTGCATGATGCTTCCGCTCCTAGACGGCGTGCATGGATTGACGCTTGTCGATGGATTCGGTGAGGGCCTGGTGAACGAGTTTGCCCATCTGCTGGGTGGTGACGGTCTGGGCGGAGCCTCGGGCGATATCGGCGGTGCGGTAGCCAGCATCAAGGACCTTGTGGACGGCGTTCTCTACGGCTTTGGCGTCAGCTTCCAGACGAGCGGAGTGGCGTAGGACCATGGCGGCGGTGAGGATCGCGCCGAGGGGGTTGGCCTTACCGGTTCCGGCGATGTCCGGGGCTGAACCGTGTACGGGCTCGTAGAGGTTGACGGTGCCGCCGAGGGTGGCGGAGGGCAGCATGCCGAGGGAGCCGGTGATGACGCCAGCCTCGTCCGAGAGGATGTCGCCGAAGAGATTCTCCGTGAGGACGACGTCGAAGTTGCGGGGGATATTCATCAGGTGCATGGCCATGGAGTCGACGAGCTGATGCTCGAGGGTAACTTCCGGGTAGTCCTTAGCGACTTCGGTGACGGTGGCGCGCCAGAGTTGGGAGACCTCGAGAACGTTGGCCTTGTCGACGCTGGTGACCTTCTTGCTGCGCTTCGCGGCGAGTTCGAAGGCGACGCGGGCGACGCGGACGACCTCAGCCTTGGTGTAGCGCATGGTGTTGATGGCTTCGTCTGACTCCTTGTTCCACCAGCGGGGCTCGCCGAAGTAGAGGCCACCGAGGAGTTCGCGCACAAAGAGGATGTCGACACCTTCGGTGACCTCCGGGCGGAGGGGCGAGCTGCCGCTGAGGGCCTTATAAGCGATGGATGGCCGGAGGTTGGCGTAGCCGCCGAGAGCCTGGCGGATCTGGAGAAGACCGGCCTCGGGGCGCTTGTCGGGGGAGAGCGCGTTGAACTTGTTGTCGCCGACTGCTCCGAGGAGGGCGGCGTCACAGGTTAGGGTAGCGTCGAGGGTCTCGAGGGGAAGGGGCGAACCGGTCTCGGTAATGGCGATGCCGCCGATGAGGAGCGGAACAAAGGTGAAGTCGTGACCGCCTAGTTCGGCTACGGCCTTGAGGATGCCGATGGCTTCATGGGTGACTTCTGGACCGATGCCGTCTCCGGCGAGGACTGCAATCTTCAGATTCATACGCTTCCTTTTAACTTTGTGGCTACTTTGGCGAACTACTTAACACGGATCAGTGCGGATGAACGAATTTAAGAACGGGCAACTGCACATGCTGGTTAGGGCAACGGCTATGCGGTTGTGGCTACCGATTTGTCGGGCTGGAGCAGGCCTATGAGGTCCTGATCGTAGATGGATTTCTTGCGGTCGGTGAGGTCGGTGAAGCGATGGTAGACCTCGTCGAGTTGGGCGCGAGTGAGGGGGTGGCCCAGTTCGGCGAGGCGCTGCTCGAGGACGCGGCGGCCACTGTGTTTGCCGAGGACCAGATTGGTGCTGGGGACGCCTACCGAGGCAGGGGTCATGATTTCGTAAGTGAGGGGGTTGGCGAGCATGCCGTGCTGGTGGATGCCGGACTCGTGGGCGAAGGCGTTGGCGCCGACGACGGCTTTGTTCGGGGAGCAGCCGAAGCTGATGCATTCGGAGAGCATCTGGCTGGTGGGGAAGAGCTGGTTCATGACGATGTTGCTGTTGTATGGGAACTTATCGCGGCGGACCATCAGGGCTGCGGCAATCTCTTCAAGGGCGGCATTGCCTGCGCGCTCGCCGATGCCGTTGATGGTGCACTCGACCTGGCGGGCTCCGCCTTCGATGCCTGCGAGGGAGTTGGCTACGGCCATGCCGAGGTCGTTGTGGCAATGGGTGGAGAGGATGACGTTCTCCATGCCGGGAACGCGGGTATGGATGGTGCGGAAGAGGGCAGTGTACTCGGCGGGGGTGGTGTAGCCGACGGTGTCGGGCAGATTGATGGTGGTAGCGCC
Coding sequences:
- the leuB gene encoding 3-isopropylmalate dehydrogenase, whose product is MNLKIAVLAGDGIGPEVTHEAIGILKAVAELGGHDFTFVPLLIGGIAITETGSPLPLETLDATLTCDAALLGAVGDNKFNALSPDKRPEAGLLQIRQALGGYANLRPSIAYKALSGSSPLRPEVTEGVDILFVRELLGGLYFGEPRWWNKESDEAINTMRYTKAEVVRVARVAFELAAKRSKKVTSVDKANVLEVSQLWRATVTEVAKDYPEVTLEHQLVDSMAMHLMNIPRNFDVVLTENLFGDILSDEAGVITGSLGMLPSATLGGTVNLYEPVHGSAPDIAGTGKANPLGAILTAAMVLRHSARLEADAKAVENAVHKVLDAGYRTADIARGSAQTVTTQQMGKLVHQALTESIDKRQSMHAV
- a CDS encoding 2-isopropylmalate synthase yields the protein MANQDQIVFFDTTLRDGEQSPGCTMHPAEKLRMAHQLAALGVDILEAGFAIASLGDAESIRQIARDVRGPRITSLARCKREDIEAAARSIEPAEKSRIHVFIATSDLHLEAKLRITRAEALVQAAESVRLARSYADDIEFSAEDATRSDIDFLTEIVTIAVQAGATTINLPDTVGYTTPAEYTALFRTIHTRVPGMENVILSTHCHNDLGMAVANSLAGIEGGARQVECTINGIGERAGNAALEEIAAALMVRRDKFPYNSNIVMNQLFPTSQMLSECISFGCSPNKAVVGANAFAHESGIHQHGMLANPLTYEIMTPASVGVPSTNLVLGKHSGRRVLEQRLAELGHPLTRAQLDEVYHRFTDLTDRKKSIYDQDLIGLLQPDKSVATTA